One genomic segment of Mycolicibacterium psychrotolerans includes these proteins:
- a CDS encoding APC family permease, whose protein sequence is MTQTEPAPPAGRDTLMTTELVPEQILPKVMTTFGLTAAYVFIICWVTGSSVMAAGGWTAIPMWVLGILTFLIPAGMAVVELGNLWPGQGGVYIWATRTMGETWGFIGGYLSWVPVILNAASSPAVMLQFLLLAFHAELGLTTSIILQLVILWTVIGLALAKLAASQRIMNIVFVVYGLLTLTIFISGLLFAVKNGSATPFSWAEATIPNFAVAGFLYGTVLLYLLGVETPYNMGAEFLSVRKSGPKMILWGSAALVAIYLLTTLGTMMALPTDEIDPVTGVIGMLDVAGFPGLMEVCAIVLAFIIIVALMTYQVAYSRLIFVSGLERHLPRLFTHLNPRTRNPVTAILIQGVISSLILVGLYSQSSMANVTIYLQGGLSTVWLLSGFFFLFPVIIARRKYADRYANEQFWRIPGGMTGVWITVAVGTLGTIGGVYYSFVTPWIDVPAATWMTWVGGISLGMFALGLTVYVFGRRSAHKVSQEDALAHLAVFDLTGSDEKEAEVTDK, encoded by the coding sequence ATGACACAGACAGAGCCCGCGCCGCCTGCCGGTCGCGACACGCTCATGACCACCGAGCTGGTCCCCGAGCAGATCCTGCCCAAGGTGATGACGACCTTCGGTCTGACGGCGGCGTACGTGTTCATCATCTGCTGGGTCACCGGTTCGTCGGTGATGGCAGCCGGTGGCTGGACGGCGATCCCGATGTGGGTACTCGGCATCCTGACGTTCCTGATCCCCGCCGGCATGGCCGTCGTGGAGCTCGGCAACCTGTGGCCGGGACAGGGCGGGGTGTACATCTGGGCCACCCGCACGATGGGCGAGACATGGGGATTCATCGGCGGATACCTGTCCTGGGTGCCGGTGATCCTCAACGCGGCGTCGTCGCCCGCGGTGATGTTGCAATTCCTGCTGCTGGCCTTCCACGCCGAGCTCGGCCTGACCACGAGCATCATCCTGCAGCTGGTGATCCTGTGGACGGTGATCGGTCTCGCGCTGGCGAAACTGGCGGCCAGTCAGCGGATCATGAACATCGTCTTCGTCGTGTACGGCCTGTTGACGCTGACGATATTCATCTCCGGTCTGTTGTTCGCGGTCAAGAACGGCTCGGCCACCCCGTTCAGCTGGGCCGAGGCCACCATCCCCAACTTCGCCGTCGCCGGCTTCCTGTACGGCACCGTGCTGCTGTACCTGCTCGGCGTCGAGACGCCGTACAACATGGGCGCCGAGTTCCTCTCGGTGCGCAAGAGCGGCCCGAAGATGATCCTGTGGGGGTCGGCGGCGCTCGTCGCGATCTATCTGCTGACCACGCTCGGCACCATGATGGCGTTGCCCACCGACGAGATCGACCCCGTCACCGGTGTCATCGGCATGCTCGACGTCGCGGGCTTCCCCGGATTGATGGAGGTCTGCGCGATCGTGCTGGCCTTCATCATCATCGTCGCGTTGATGACCTACCAGGTGGCCTACTCCCGGCTCATCTTCGTCTCGGGTCTCGAGCGGCATCTGCCGCGTCTGTTCACCCACCTGAATCCGCGCACCCGCAACCCGGTGACCGCCATCCTGATCCAGGGTGTCATCTCGTCGTTGATCCTGGTCGGGCTGTACTCGCAGAGCAGCATGGCCAACGTCACGATCTACCTGCAGGGCGGGCTGTCCACGGTATGGCTGCTGTCCGGGTTCTTCTTCCTGTTCCCGGTGATCATCGCGCGCCGCAAGTACGCCGATCGCTATGCCAATGAACAGTTCTGGCGCATCCCCGGTGGAATGACCGGCGTGTGGATCACCGTCGCCGTCGGCACTCTCGGCACGATCGGCGGCGTGTACTACTCCTTCGTCACGCCGTGGATCGACGTGCCGGCGGCGACGTGGATGACCTGGGTCGGCGGCATCAGCCTGGGCATGTTCGCGCTGGGCCTCACCGTCTACGTGTTCGGGCGCCGCTCGGCGCACAAGGTCTCACAGGAAGACGCGCTCGCCCACCTGGCGGTCTTCGATCTCACCGGCAGCGACGAGAAGGAAGCAGAGGTTACCGACAAGTGA